The sequence below is a genomic window from Rhodococcus sp. 4CII.
GTCGCCAGAAAGAGCGGCTTGATGCCGAAGGGATCGCGGGCGAGGAACAATTCTCGCGTCTGCGTGTCCCAGATCGCGAATGCGAACATGCCCCGCAGACGACGGACCGCGTCTTCACCCCAGTAGTGGAATGCGGCGACGATGGCCTCGCTGTCGCCCTCGGTGGCGAACTGCGCGCCGAACTGCTCCGAGAGTTCGGCGCGCACTTCGAGATAGTTGTAGATCTCACCGTTGAACGTCAGCGCGTACCGCTCCGGATTCTCTTCCGGCCCCCACCGCAGAGGCTGGTGGGAGTGTTCGATGTCGATGATCGACAGCCGATTGAACCCGAAGACCACATGGTCGTCGTGCCAGGTCCCGTGCTCGTCCGGCCCACGGTGCCGCAGGCAGTGCATCGCCTGGTCGACCTGTGAGACGGCGTTGTCGCTGGTTTCTCCAGAGGTCAGTAGCCCGAGCAGTCCGCACACAGCGTCCGGTACCTCAATTCAGAATCTTGGAAGGCTCCACGAGGTGGAGGGGTCATGGATCTCTGCCGGAAAGTATGCCGCAGATTCGCCGCGCGTCCGGTTCGGGCCGCGGGGAGGGTGCCAGGTCCGGGAAGTGACACGACCGCGGCGCCATGCCGGAGACACGTCGCCCGACCCGAGGAGGGAGAGCCGCCGCCTTTGGTCTACGCTGCGTAGTAATTGGGCCTTCCCATCGGGTGTGCCCTAGTGGAATTTGCGGCGATCAGGAAGGCGTGAACGTGGCGCAAGGTCGGATCCTTCGGCGGGCAGGGTTGGCAGTATCTTTGGGCATTGCTGCCTTGCTGCTGTCGGGTTGTTCAATCGACAACGAGGTGCTTCGTTTCGGGTGGCCTTCGGGCGTAACCCCGCAGGCGCACCGCATGCGTGAACTGTGGACCTGGTCGGTCATCGCCGCCCTCGTCATGGGCGTGCTGGTGTGGGGACTCACCTTCTGGGCGGTGATCTTCCACCGCAAGAAGAAGGACTCACCCGAGTTCCCGCGACAGACGGCATACAACGTGCCGCTCGAGCTGGCGTACACGGCAGTTCCGTTCGTCATCATCGCCGTGCTGTTCTACTTCACGGTGATCGTGCAGAACCACGTCCTCGAGAAGGAGGACAACCCCAACGTAGTGGTGGATGTCACTGCGTACCAGTGGAACTGGAAGTTCGGTTACCGCTCGATCGATCTCGGCGAGGGCGGCGGCATGTACGACGGCGTCGACCAGGAGGCTCAGGCCGCGGTCGCGTCCGCACCGGCGTCCGAGGGGGAGCACGCTCTGCCCGGTCCGATCCACGGCAAGACCCCCCAGGACCTGTCGTACCTGCATTACGACAAGATCGAGACCGTCGGTTCGAGCAACGAGATCCCGATCCTCGTCCTGCCGACCGGCAAGCGGATCCAGTTCGAACTGGCCTCGGCCGACGTCATCCACGCGTTCTGGGTTCCGGAGTTCCTGTTCAAGCGCGACGTGAACCCGAACCCCAAGGAGAACCACTCCGACAACGTCTTCCAGATCAGTGAGATCGAGAAGGAAGGTGCCTTCGTCGGACGCTGCGCCGAGATGTGCGGCACGTT
It includes:
- a CDS encoding cytochrome c oxidase subunit II, with amino-acid sequence MNVAQGRILRRAGLAVSLGIAALLLSGCSIDNEVLRFGWPSGVTPQAHRMRELWTWSVIAALVMGVLVWGLTFWAVIFHRKKKDSPEFPRQTAYNVPLELAYTAVPFVIIAVLFYFTVIVQNHVLEKEDNPNVVVDVTAYQWNWKFGYRSIDLGEGGGMYDGVDQEAQAAVASAPASEGEHALPGPIHGKTPQDLSYLHYDKIETVGSSNEIPILVLPTGKRIQFELASADVIHAFWVPEFLFKRDVNPNPKENHSDNVFQISEIEKEGAFVGRCAEMCGTFHAMMNFEVRAVSPDKFAQYIELRKPASEGGRDLTTAEALQAIGESPVATSTSPFTTDRGYKQASGVEGN